The following are encoded together in the Paludisphaera mucosa genome:
- a CDS encoding menaquinone biosynthesis family protein, producing MSTGETIIRVGHSPDSDDAFMFYALTHDRIDTGGLRFVHQLEDIQTLNKRAMAGELEVSAISIHAFAYVADKYALLASGASMGEGYGPKIVTREPMTLEQLKGKTIAVPGTMTSAFLALQLCLGKDVPVVQMEFDAVLPAVASGEVAAGVIIHEGQLYYQEKGLHQVLDLGVWWNEENRGLPLPLGGNVVRKDLGDELIAKIARLLKESIQYALDHRKEALDYALTYARDLDPALADEFVGMYVNQRTVDYGPEGREAVKLFLDRGAEMGLVPGPLPIQFVG from the coding sequence ATGAGCACCGGCGAGACGATCATCCGGGTCGGCCACAGCCCCGACTCCGACGACGCCTTCATGTTCTACGCCCTGACCCACGACCGCATCGACACCGGCGGGCTCCGCTTCGTGCACCAGCTCGAAGACATCCAGACCCTCAACAAGCGGGCGATGGCCGGCGAGCTGGAAGTCTCGGCGATCAGCATCCACGCCTTCGCCTACGTCGCCGACAAATACGCCCTGCTGGCCTCGGGCGCGAGCATGGGCGAGGGTTACGGCCCCAAGATCGTGACCCGCGAGCCCATGACGCTGGAGCAGCTCAAGGGCAAGACGATCGCCGTCCCCGGCACGATGACCTCGGCCTTCCTGGCGCTGCAGCTCTGCCTCGGCAAGGACGTCCCGGTCGTCCAGATGGAGTTCGACGCCGTCCTGCCGGCGGTCGCCTCCGGCGAGGTCGCGGCCGGCGTGATCATCCACGAGGGCCAGCTCTACTATCAGGAGAAGGGCCTGCACCAGGTCCTCGACCTGGGCGTCTGGTGGAACGAAGAGAACCGCGGCCTGCCGCTGCCGCTGGGGGGCAACGTCGTCCGCAAGGACCTGGGCGACGAGCTGATCGCGAAGATCGCCCGGCTCCTCAAGGAGAGCATCCAGTACGCCCTGGACCACCGCAAAGAGGCGCTCGACTACGCCCTGACCTACGCCCGCGACCTCGACCCCGCCCTCGCCGACGAGTTCGTGGGGATGTACGTCAACCAGCGGACGGTCGACTACGGCCCCGAGGGCCGCGAGGCGGTCAAGCTGTTCCTCGACCGCGGGGCGGAAATGGGTTTGGTCCCGGGGCCGCTTCCCATACAATTTGTGGGATGA